The following are encoded together in the Pseudomonas maumuensis genome:
- a CDS encoding methylenetetrahydrofolate reductase C-terminal domain-containing protein, translating into MSLLKTTLDANAFACILEFVPKPSAERFATLDTLMARTQLCGWPLTVAIGDRVGSALDMSPLDAFNSLAEPVPTLLHFSGKDRERRELLAQLQRMDAAGLDQLLLLTGDRLPGHVPGERPVRYLESVAALQIVRQARPHWLLAAALNPFKYQEAEGGAQYSKAEKKLAAGADLFILQLGFDIDKHQEAFDWMQRQPRPKPLMACIMALTEGRAGMLEHVAGVTVTPSMRALLAAEAAVSKSYAKERANQRLALQVIGLKLMGYAGVHLSGIHEVAQFEALEQAIAVLQAQFSSLQDWTPAWEAAWQAPGLTPVTFHPPGHAWRLGQRQITASNKEKVRYHLLSAMHHQLFSRTTALSKAFGWAVTRPLWANPTAAQWLHQLERRIKRPMVGCDTCGSCRLEDTLYICPETCPKGLANGPCGGTSLDRCEFGDRECVHSAKYRLAVSVGRTEVLRERLIPCVQVENRQRSSWPGWFEPAPLATVEPTLTNDDDLLAKTRDRLATPRRERVSLDDL; encoded by the coding sequence ATGAGCCTGCTGAAAACGACCCTGGACGCCAACGCCTTCGCCTGCATCCTCGAGTTCGTGCCCAAGCCCAGCGCCGAGCGTTTCGCCACCCTCGACACCCTCATGGCCCGCACCCAGCTGTGCGGCTGGCCGCTGACCGTGGCCATCGGCGACCGCGTCGGCAGCGCCCTGGACATGTCGCCGCTGGACGCCTTCAACAGCCTGGCCGAGCCCGTCCCCACCCTGCTGCACTTCTCTGGCAAGGACCGCGAGCGCCGTGAGCTGCTGGCGCAATTGCAACGCATGGACGCCGCCGGCCTCGACCAGCTCCTGCTGCTTACCGGCGACCGCCTGCCCGGCCACGTCCCCGGCGAGCGCCCGGTGCGCTACCTCGAATCCGTCGCCGCCCTGCAGATCGTCCGCCAGGCCCGCCCGCACTGGCTGCTGGCCGCCGCGCTCAATCCGTTCAAGTACCAGGAGGCCGAAGGCGGCGCGCAGTACAGCAAGGCCGAGAAGAAACTCGCCGCCGGCGCCGACCTGTTCATCCTGCAACTCGGTTTCGATATCGACAAACACCAGGAAGCCTTCGACTGGATGCAGCGCCAGCCCCGCCCCAAGCCGCTGATGGCCTGCATCATGGCGCTGACCGAGGGCCGTGCCGGGATGCTCGAGCATGTCGCCGGGGTGACCGTCACGCCATCGATGCGCGCACTGCTGGCCGCCGAGGCAGCGGTTTCCAAGAGCTACGCCAAGGAGCGCGCCAACCAGCGCCTGGCCTTGCAGGTGATCGGCCTGAAATTGATGGGCTATGCCGGGGTGCATTTGTCCGGCATCCACGAGGTGGCGCAGTTCGAGGCGCTGGAGCAGGCCATCGCGGTGCTGCAAGCGCAGTTCAGCTCACTGCAGGACTGGACTCCGGCCTGGGAAGCGGCCTGGCAGGCACCTGGCCTGACGCCGGTCACCTTCCATCCACCCGGGCACGCCTGGCGCCTCGGGCAACGGCAGATCACCGCCTCCAACAAGGAAAAGGTTCGCTATCACCTGCTGTCGGCGATGCACCACCAGTTGTTCAGCCGCACCACCGCCTTGAGCAAGGCCTTCGGCTGGGCCGTGACCCGGCCGCTATGGGCCAACCCCACGGCAGCGCAGTGGCTGCACCAGCTGGAACGGCGTATCAAACGGCCGATGGTGGGCTGCGATACCTGTGGCAGTTGTCGGCTGGAGGACACGCTGTATATCTGCCCCGAGACTTGCCCCAAGGGGCTGGCAAACGGGCCGTGCGGCGGCACCAGCCTGGACCGTTGCGAATTCGGCGATCGGGAATGCGTGCACAGCGCCAAGTACCGGCTGGCGGTGAGCGTGGGCAGGACCGAGGTGTTGCGTGAGCGGCTGATTCCCTGTGTGCAGGTGGAGAACCGGCAGCGTAGTTCGTGGCCGGGGTGGTTCGAGCCTGCGCCGCTTGCCACGGTCGAGCCTACACTCACGAACGACGACGACCTGCTTGCCAAAACGCGGGATCGCCTGGCGACGCCACGACGCGAGAGAGTCTCGCTGGATGACCTGTAA
- a CDS encoding carbon-nitrogen hydrolase family protein, giving the protein MPNAVFAAAQCSIHDGDIPANLALHLAFMRQAHEHGVGLLLFPELSLTGYALSVASGLAQELDTPLLAPLRQFAQEAGMTTVVGMPLKVPGQHKPRIAACILHPDGSIAAYTKQHLHTGEDAFFDAGSGGELLSFAGLSVALSVCADFTHPEHAAEAAQRGAQVYATGVLIGEGGYPTDSALLQGHAQRHAMAVLMANHGGSTGGWAAAGRSAFWDEQGRCVAASSGVGNRLLVVTGQAGDWQGLEVLLSHHSG; this is encoded by the coding sequence ATGCCAAACGCCGTATTCGCCGCTGCCCAATGCTCCATTCATGATGGCGACATCCCTGCCAACCTGGCCCTGCACCTGGCGTTCATGCGCCAGGCCCACGAGCACGGCGTGGGGCTATTGCTCTTCCCCGAACTGTCCCTCACCGGCTACGCGCTTTCGGTAGCCAGCGGCCTGGCGCAGGAGCTGGACACGCCGCTGCTGGCACCCCTGCGACAGTTCGCCCAGGAAGCGGGCATGACCACGGTGGTCGGCATGCCGCTCAAGGTGCCGGGCCAGCACAAGCCGCGGATTGCAGCCTGCATCCTCCACCCGGATGGCTCGATTGCGGCCTATACCAAGCAGCATCTGCATACCGGCGAGGACGCGTTCTTCGACGCGGGGAGCGGGGGCGAACTGTTGTCGTTCGCCGGGCTGTCGGTGGCCTTGTCGGTGTGCGCCGACTTCACCCATCCCGAGCATGCCGCCGAGGCGGCGCAGCGTGGCGCGCAGGTGTATGCGACGGGAGTGTTGATCGGGGAGGGCGGGTATCCGACGGATAGCGCATTGCTGCAGGGGCACGCTCAGCGGCATGCCATGGCGGTGCTCATGGCCAACCATGGTGGTAGCACGGGAGGCTGGGCGGCGGCAGGGCGCAGCGCGTTCTGGGACGAGCAGGGGCGGTGTGTGGCGGCTTCTTCAGGCGTCGGCAATCGGCTGCTGGTCGTTACCGGGCAGGCTGGGGATTGGCAGGGGCTGGAGGTCTTGCTGTCTCACCACAGCGGCTGA
- a CDS encoding PAS domain-containing sensor histidine kinase: MNDAALLFDESLFEHAPCGLVVMAADGTVLRCNQTFSQWLGHDPAALQARSFDQLLTAAGRAFQLTHWGPLMNLQGSVSEVKLELRHRDGHLLAMLLNGVRRETAEGVRYHLALVGTRERDRNERAALVAMQRAEELLAQKVSAEAALQRAQAELAAAYENAERRAVLAEQMVAVASHDLKNPMTAIKMATQLLERDADSDRARRLLGSIGSAADRAQRMIVDLLDFASVRLGQGIRVTRQQVDLRQAVDQCVSELRVAFAQASIRHYSRGHGTFEVDQDRLQQMLGNLVANSVAYGDPGLPITVTTDLKDEGATLSVHNHGPAIADALIPTLFEPMTRGSEREDPLRSVGLGLFIVKQIAEAHGGRIGMRSDAAYGTTFTVWLPARGALPGTVAAVDGQQQ, from the coding sequence ATGAATGACGCTGCCTTGTTGTTCGATGAGTCGTTGTTCGAGCACGCGCCGTGCGGGCTGGTCGTCATGGCCGCGGATGGCACCGTGCTGCGCTGCAACCAGACGTTCAGCCAGTGGCTGGGGCATGACCCGGCGGCGTTGCAGGCGCGCAGTTTCGATCAGCTGCTGACGGCTGCGGGGCGGGCGTTCCAGCTCACGCACTGGGGGCCGTTGATGAACCTGCAGGGCTCGGTGTCGGAGGTGAAGCTCGAGCTGCGCCATCGCGATGGGCACCTGCTGGCCATGCTGCTCAACGGGGTGCGGCGTGAAACCGCCGAGGGGGTGCGCTACCACCTGGCGCTGGTCGGCACCCGTGAGCGGGATCGCAACGAACGTGCGGCGCTCGTGGCCATGCAGCGCGCCGAAGAGCTGCTGGCGCAGAAGGTCAGCGCCGAGGCCGCCCTGCAACGGGCACAGGCCGAACTTGCCGCTGCCTATGAAAACGCCGAGCGCCGCGCCGTCCTCGCCGAGCAGATGGTCGCGGTCGCCAGCCATGACCTGAAGAACCCGATGACGGCCATCAAGATGGCGACCCAACTGCTCGAGCGTGATGCCGACAGCGACCGGGCCCGGCGCTTGCTGGGTAGCATCGGCAGTGCCGCCGACCGCGCGCAGCGGATGATCGTCGACCTGCTGGACTTCGCCTCGGTCAGGCTAGGGCAGGGCATCCGCGTGACGCGTCAGCAGGTCGATTTGCGCCAGGCGGTGGACCAGTGCGTGAGCGAGCTCAGGGTGGCCTTCGCCCAGGCCAGTATTCGCCATTATTCGCGCGGGCATGGCACCTTCGAGGTGGACCAGGACCGCTTGCAGCAGATGCTCGGCAACCTGGTCGCCAACAGCGTGGCCTATGGCGACCCGGGCTTGCCGATCACCGTGACCACCGACTTGAAGGATGAAGGCGCGACCTTGAGCGTTCACAATCACGGGCCGGCCATTGCTGATGCGTTGATCCCGACGCTGTTCGAGCCGATGACGCGGGGCAGTGAGCGCGAGGATCCGCTGCGCTCGGTGGGCTTGGGCTTGTTCATCGTCAAGCAGATTGCCGAGGCGCATGGCGGCAGGATCGGCATGCGCTCGGATGCGGCCTATGGCACTACCTTCACTGTTTGGTTGCCGGCCAGGGGGGCCTTGCCCGGCACTGTTGCTGCCGTTGACGGGCAGCAACAATAA
- a CDS encoding alpha/beta fold hydrolase, whose translation MTLQKRNNVHVAGNGSATLILSHGFGCDQSMWRCLLPHLVTRFRVVSYDLVGAGQSDLAAYTAEKYASLWGYATDLNELIDAYAEGPVIVVGHSVSAMIGVLAERQRPGRIAGLVMIGGSPCYIDSTGYTGGFAPDEIQALLTTLDDNYLGWSSSMAPTLMGTPGQPLLQAELTSSFCRTDAQIARHFARVIFLCDHRQEVSGLSVPTLIVQCTGDPVVPVAVGEYLHRVLPDSQLSLIDNMGHYPQLSAPGACAAAMDAFFSKHGFGHE comes from the coding sequence ATGACCCTGCAAAAGCGTAACAACGTGCACGTCGCTGGCAACGGCAGTGCCACCTTGATCCTGTCGCACGGCTTCGGCTGCGATCAGTCGATGTGGCGCTGCCTGTTGCCTCATCTGGTCACGCGCTTTCGCGTGGTCAGCTACGACCTGGTCGGTGCCGGTCAGTCCGACCTTGCGGCCTACACGGCGGAAAAATATGCGTCGCTCTGGGGCTATGCCACGGACCTCAACGAGCTCATCGATGCGTACGCCGAGGGGCCGGTGATCGTGGTCGGGCACTCGGTGAGCGCGATGATCGGCGTGCTGGCGGAGCGTCAGCGGCCTGGGCGGATTGCCGGGCTGGTGATGATCGGCGGCTCGCCCTGCTACATCGATTCGACGGGGTACACCGGTGGCTTTGCGCCGGATGAAATCCAGGCGCTGCTCACCACCCTCGATGACAACTACCTCGGCTGGTCCAGTTCCATGGCCCCGACGCTGATGGGCACGCCAGGGCAACCGTTGCTGCAGGCGGAGCTGACCAGCAGTTTCTGCCGCACCGACGCGCAGATCGCCCGGCATTTTGCCCGGGTCATCTTCCTCTGCGACCACCGCCAGGAGGTCAGCGGCCTGTCGGTGCCGACGCTGATCGTGCAATGTACGGGCGACCCGGTGGTGCCGGTGGCCGTGGGCGAGTACCTGCATCGCGTGCTCCCCGACAGCCAGCTGAGCCTTATCGACAACATGGGCCATTACCCGCAGCTGAGCGCCCCAGGGGCCTGCGCGGCGGCGATGGATGCCTTCTTCTCAAAGCATGGGTTTGGCCATGAATGA
- a CDS encoding PIN domain-containing protein — protein MQLLISDANILIDLEEGELLAQLFTLPYQFTVPDILYFDELEAQHGHLMGLGLKLAELNAATMLYAVELVGRVRGPSRNDCFALALARQEKCPLLSGDEALRKAALLENVEVKGTLWVVEELVREGVITVDQAHDAYMRMQANARRLPWVVAHQRLDDFYR, from the coding sequence ATGCAGCTGCTCATCAGTGATGCCAACATCCTGATCGACCTTGAAGAGGGCGAGCTGCTGGCTCAACTCTTCACGCTGCCTTACCAGTTCACTGTGCCAGATATCCTCTACTTCGATGAGCTCGAAGCCCAGCATGGGCATCTGATGGGCCTAGGGCTCAAGTTGGCTGAACTCAACGCTGCCACCATGCTTTACGCCGTGGAGTTGGTTGGCCGGGTCAGGGGGCCTAGTCGTAATGATTGCTTCGCCCTGGCGCTGGCCAGGCAGGAGAAATGCCCGCTGCTGTCCGGTGATGAGGCGTTGCGCAAAGCGGCGTTGCTGGAGAACGTTGAGGTGAAGGGGACGCTCTGGGTGGTTGAGGAGCTTGTTCGAGAGGGGGTGATCACTGTTGATCAGGCCCATGATGCCTATATGCGGATGCAGGCAAATGCGCGGCGCCTGCCATGGGTAGTTGCTCATCAACGGCTGGATGATTTTTATCGATAA
- a CDS encoding helix-turn-helix domain-containing protein, with the protein MIGERLKRARAAAGLSMQALGEQVGVSANMIKKYEHDQSMPSSGVLVRLCKALSVRAEYFFRPAKVELAGVEYRKRCSTPKAILKRIEADVLDQAERWQELINLWPDYPVQAFSAPAGLPAQLESLQAVDNLADQVRQLWGLGSSPIPDLIDVLETHGILVIITQVDAQAKFDGLQASVAGQPVIVVSADWPGDRQRFTLAHELGHLLMHGRLAEGLDEEKACNRFASALLVPASAMRQHLGNKRHMLEVRELYLLKAEFGLSMQGCLYRAGDLEIIPQAVRERLFMVFVKQGWRKQEPGPAYRQETTRLFQQLVYRALGEGILSESKAAELLGMTVYQFHQARKLELLDAAAHQ; encoded by the coding sequence ATGATCGGCGAGCGGCTCAAACGTGCCCGCGCTGCTGCTGGCCTGTCGATGCAGGCGCTAGGTGAGCAGGTGGGCGTGAGCGCCAACATGATCAAGAAGTACGAACATGATCAGAGCATGCCCAGTTCTGGCGTGCTCGTGCGTTTGTGCAAGGCGCTGTCGGTGCGCGCCGAGTATTTCTTCCGTCCGGCCAAGGTCGAGCTGGCGGGGGTCGAATATCGCAAGCGTTGCAGCACGCCGAAGGCGATCCTGAAGCGCATCGAGGCTGATGTGCTGGATCAGGCGGAGCGCTGGCAAGAGCTGATCAACCTATGGCCGGACTATCCCGTGCAGGCCTTCAGCGCGCCGGCGGGGCTGCCTGCGCAGTTGGAATCGTTACAGGCGGTCGACAACCTGGCAGACCAGGTGCGGCAGCTGTGGGGGCTGGGGTCTAGCCCGATACCCGATTTGATCGACGTGCTGGAGACGCATGGGATTCTGGTGATCATCACCCAGGTCGATGCGCAGGCGAAGTTCGATGGCCTGCAGGCCAGCGTGGCGGGGCAGCCGGTCATCGTGGTGTCGGCTGACTGGCCGGGGGACCGGCAGCGTTTCACCCTGGCCCACGAGCTCGGCCATCTGCTGATGCACGGTCGGTTGGCCGAGGGGTTGGATGAGGAAAAGGCCTGTAACCGTTTTGCCTCGGCATTGCTGGTGCCGGCCAGCGCCATGCGGCAGCATCTGGGCAACAAGCGTCACATGCTGGAGGTGCGCGAGTTGTATCTGCTCAAGGCGGAATTTGGCCTCAGCATGCAGGGCTGCCTGTATCGCGCTGGCGACCTGGAGATCATCCCGCAGGCGGTGCGTGAGCGGCTGTTCATGGTGTTCGTCAAACAGGGCTGGCGCAAGCAGGAGCCAGGACCAGCGTATCGGCAGGAAACCACGCGGTTGTTCCAGCAACTGGTCTATCGCGCCTTGGGGGAGGGGATCCTCAGTGAGTCCAAGGCGGCGGAGTTGCTAGGCATGACGGTCTATCAGTTCCACCAGGCGCGTAAATTGGAGTTACTGGATGCAGCTGCTCATCAGTGA